The Phycisphaerales bacterium AB-hyl4 genome contains a region encoding:
- a CDS encoding phosphotransferase yields the protein MPEDPSKASKSASSSIGSDVVAISGNAGASGADVSSAASTASASSRPGGSGRAKFGTSELAIVLSHYDIGVVEAIQEFPRGSRKAPKLLVKAETGRYLLKRRARGKNDAEKVAFCHALQIHLADRQFPLPHLIGTRRDNNSMLQWQNHIYELFEYIRGAGYDASLEATGDSGKILGLFHRLLRNFKSRYQPSQGSYHATRTVNSAVQQIPRLLARGPASDKVNEIKKLLDVLLASYENAAERVNSLGLPNWPAQTVHSDWHPGNMLFRGSRVVAVIDYDSARILPRVLDVANGALQFSIIGGGDDPINWPAYIDESRYRRFLRGYDSVPDAMLSHVELKSVPWLMVEALVAEAVIHIAATGSFAHLDGLAFLKMVERKIGWIQKHANHLVQAAAD from the coding sequence ATGCCCGAAGACCCGTCCAAAGCCAGCAAGTCGGCATCGAGTTCGATCGGTAGTGACGTCGTGGCCATCTCGGGCAACGCCGGCGCCAGCGGAGCCGACGTGTCGTCGGCGGCGAGCACTGCGAGCGCTTCGAGTCGGCCGGGCGGCTCGGGACGAGCAAAGTTCGGCACGTCCGAACTCGCGATCGTGCTCTCGCATTACGACATCGGGGTCGTCGAGGCGATCCAGGAATTCCCCCGCGGCTCGCGTAAAGCACCCAAGCTGCTGGTCAAGGCGGAGACCGGCCGATACCTGCTCAAACGCCGGGCCCGCGGCAAGAACGACGCAGAGAAGGTCGCATTCTGTCACGCATTGCAGATCCACCTCGCCGACCGGCAATTCCCCCTGCCGCACCTGATCGGCACGCGACGCGACAACAACTCGATGCTCCAGTGGCAAAACCACATCTACGAGCTGTTCGAGTACATCCGCGGCGCCGGCTACGACGCGTCGCTTGAAGCCACCGGCGACTCGGGCAAGATCCTCGGCCTGTTCCACCGGCTGCTTCGCAACTTCAAGTCCCGCTATCAGCCCTCGCAGGGCTCGTATCACGCCACGCGAACCGTCAACAGTGCCGTGCAGCAGATCCCCCGCCTCCTCGCCCGCGGCCCGGCCAGCGACAAGGTCAACGAGATCAAAAAGCTGCTGGACGTGTTGCTCGCCAGCTACGAAAACGCCGCCGAGCGGGTCAACAGCCTCGGCCTGCCGAACTGGCCCGCCCAGACCGTGCACAGCGACTGGCACCCGGGCAACATGCTCTTCCGCGGCTCGCGCGTGGTGGCGGTGATCGACTACGACTCGGCCCGCATCCTGCCGCGCGTGCTCGACGTGGCGAACGGCGCATTGCAGTTTTCCATCATCGGCGGCGGCGATGACCCGATCAACTGGCCGGCCTACATTGACGAGTCCCGCTACCGCCGATTCCTCCGCGGCTACGACAGCGTGCCCGACGCGATGCTCAGCCATGTGGAGCTTAAGAGCGTGCCCTGGCTGATGGTCGAAGCACTGGTCGCCGAGGCGGTGATCCACATTGCCGCCACGGGCAGCTTCGCCCACCTAGACGGCCTGGCGTTCCTGAAAATGGTCGAACGCAAGATCGGCTGGATTCAAAAGCACGCCAACCACCTCGTCCAGGCCGCCGCAGATTGA
- a CDS encoding sigma-70 family RNA polymerase sigma factor, giving the protein MTKLTHPHSPLAQARKHQQVSLSRSQRPLNIRDQATLKRLLTEKFEHVHDELFDLPEAEAMRKVFDEAPPIQKPDTSWYHPVMDNATQVRAGKNVGTVLLSAKEERALFLQFNYCRFRTVQWRDRFIEQDEIDPDEGREALIWFHKSEAFRDQIAQTNLALVLAMAKRTRMSEVDFADLVSEGNMALLRAVDKFDVSRGFKFSTYACRAILKAFSRSGVKLSKYRQMFPTDFDPKLEKSNYMEKKRETHEDECVDELRQIIRSNRADLSDIEQEVIQHRFAIDRDSGKGDEQGQALTLEQVGRIIGVTKERVRQIQNKALEKIRQTLESDFLE; this is encoded by the coding sequence ATGACGAAACTAACGCACCCCCATTCTCCACTGGCGCAGGCGCGCAAGCATCAGCAGGTCAGCTTGTCGCGCTCGCAGCGGCCGCTGAACATCCGCGATCAGGCCACACTGAAACGGCTGCTGACCGAGAAGTTCGAGCACGTGCACGACGAATTGTTCGATCTGCCCGAAGCTGAGGCGATGCGCAAGGTCTTTGACGAAGCACCGCCTATCCAGAAGCCGGACACCAGTTGGTATCACCCGGTGATGGACAACGCCACGCAAGTACGGGCAGGCAAGAACGTGGGCACCGTGCTGCTGAGCGCGAAGGAAGAGCGGGCGCTATTCCTTCAGTTCAACTACTGCCGGTTCCGCACCGTGCAGTGGCGGGACAGGTTCATCGAGCAGGATGAGATCGACCCCGACGAAGGCCGTGAAGCGCTCATCTGGTTCCACAAGTCCGAGGCGTTCCGCGATCAGATCGCGCAGACGAACCTCGCCCTTGTGCTGGCGATGGCCAAGCGGACCCGCATGAGCGAAGTCGACTTCGCTGATCTGGTCAGCGAGGGGAATATGGCCCTGCTGCGAGCGGTCGACAAGTTCGACGTGTCGCGCGGGTTCAAGTTCTCGACGTATGCCTGCCGTGCGATCCTCAAGGCGTTCTCGCGAAGCGGCGTGAAGCTGAGCAAGTATCGGCAGATGTTCCCAACGGACTTCGACCCCAAGCTGGAGAAGTCCAACTACATGGAGAAGAAGCGCGAGACGCACGAGGACGAGTGCGTCGACGAGCTTCGGCAGATCATCCGAAGCAACCGCGCGGACCTGTCCGACATCGAGCAGGAAGTCATTCAGCACCGCTTCGCGATCGATCGTGACAGCGGCAAGGGTGACGAGCAGGGGCAGGCGTTGACGCTCGAACAGGTCGGCCGAATCATCGGCGTCACGAAGGAACGCGTCCGTCAGATTCAGAACAAAGCGCTGGAGAAAATTCGCCAGACGCTGGAATCTGATTTCCTTGAATGA
- a CDS encoding PAS domain S-box protein, with product MSQKRDEPGGGKGVKSKGRLTDAEAVEQEIERRVRERTQELTDARDALEKRLAAHEAVAQALRESEARYRLLAEHASDMISRHGPDGSYRYVSPSCLPMLGYKPEELLGKSAFAGVHPDDEPILREVRQQLQDTGIGGPAVFRKRRRDGSYIWAEVTGRAVNDPATGAVTELIAVTRDITERRRAEQQLRLIESAVKQADEAVLITDAQLERPGPRIEYANPAFERMTGYTSEEVIGKTPRMLQGSRTSRAVLDQLRTQLSQGKPFQGETFNYRKDGGEYVLSWHIGPVRDEHGRITHWVSIQRDITAQKQAEQLARQRQAELIHVSRLSTMGELASELAHELNQPLAAISSYVQGALNRIGDTPLDPEASRDLLGRVAAQADRASQIIRRLRRFVRKREPQRTLVDVNELIRGAIELIEPELRHQSVQIDLALMDNLPQIAADPVQIEQVLLNLMRNAMEAMDRTPTPERKLCLASEVIDDAHVQISVRDNGYGIPKHQLDHIFEPFFTTKQRGMGMGLPISHSIAEAHGGRIEAHPLTTGGMDFRLILPTEGNDVD from the coding sequence ATGTCGCAGAAGCGCGACGAACCGGGTGGGGGCAAGGGCGTCAAGTCGAAAGGTCGGCTAACGGATGCGGAGGCGGTCGAGCAGGAAATCGAGCGGCGGGTTCGCGAACGCACACAGGAACTGACCGACGCACGCGACGCGCTCGAAAAACGGCTCGCCGCGCATGAGGCGGTCGCCCAGGCGCTGCGCGAGAGCGAAGCGCGGTATCGCCTGCTGGCCGAGCACGCCAGCGACATGATCTCTCGCCACGGGCCCGATGGCTCGTACCGTTACGTCTCGCCGAGTTGCCTGCCGATGCTCGGCTACAAGCCGGAAGAGCTGCTGGGCAAGTCCGCGTTTGCCGGCGTTCACCCAGACGACGAGCCGATCCTCCGCGAGGTCCGCCAGCAGTTGCAGGACACCGGTATCGGTGGGCCGGCGGTGTTTCGTAAGCGACGGCGCGACGGCAGCTACATCTGGGCGGAAGTGACCGGCCGGGCGGTGAATGACCCGGCGACGGGCGCAGTCACGGAGTTGATCGCCGTGACCCGCGACATCACCGAGCGGCGAAGGGCCGAGCAACAGTTGCGTTTGATCGAGTCGGCCGTGAAGCAGGCCGACGAAGCCGTACTGATCACCGACGCGCAACTCGAAAGGCCAGGCCCGCGGATCGAGTACGCCAACCCCGCATTTGAACGGATGACCGGCTACACCAGCGAGGAGGTCATCGGTAAGACGCCGCGTATGCTCCAGGGCTCGCGTACCAGCCGGGCGGTGCTCGACCAACTCCGCACGCAGCTGTCACAAGGCAAGCCGTTCCAGGGCGAGACATTCAACTACCGCAAAGACGGCGGCGAGTATGTGCTCAGCTGGCACATCGGTCCAGTACGCGACGAGCACGGCCGAATTACGCACTGGGTCTCGATCCAACGCGACATCACCGCCCAGAAGCAAGCCGAGCAACTCGCCCGTCAACGCCAGGCCGAGCTGATTCATGTCAGCCGACTGAGCACGATGGGCGAACTCGCCTCGGAACTGGCACACGAGTTGAACCAGCCGTTAGCGGCGATCAGCAGCTATGTGCAAGGAGCTCTCAACCGCATCGGCGATACGCCGCTCGACCCCGAGGCGTCGCGCGACTTGCTCGGCCGCGTCGCGGCGCAGGCCGACCGTGCAAGCCAGATCATTCGTCGGCTACGCCGATTCGTCCGTAAACGCGAACCGCAGCGCACCCTCGTTGACGTAAATGAGCTGATACGGGGCGCGATCGAGTTGATCGAGCCCGAACTGCGACATCAATCGGTCCAGATCGATCTGGCATTGATGGACAACTTGCCTCAGATCGCCGCCGACCCGGTGCAGATCGAACAGGTGCTGCTGAACCTGATGCGCAACGCGATGGAGGCGATGGACCGGACGCCGACCCCTGAACGAAAGTTGTGTCTCGCCAGCGAGGTGATCGATGACGCTCATGTGCAGATCAGCGTTCGCGACAACGGCTACGGTATCCCGAAGCATCAGCTCGATCATATCTTCGAGCCGTTCTTCACCACCAAGCAGCGCGGCATGGGCATGGGGCTGCCGATAAGTCACTCCATCGCCGAGGCCCACGGCGGCCGCATCGAAGCCCACCCCCTGACCACCGGCGGCATGGACTTCCGCCTCATTCTCCCTACGGAGGGGAATGACGTCGACTGA